A genomic stretch from bacterium includes:
- a CDS encoding RluA family pseudouridine synthase, with the protein MKEIVFNQEKNTRIDKYLKEKLNVSRERIKYLIKQEKVIVNSKKIIPSYHLKKGDLISIIQIEEEQKEEIKPEKSNLEIIYEDKNIIVVNKPAGIITHPTNYKKTGTLLNYVLYYTSLAKIGSPLRIGVVHRLDKETSGVIVFAKTSLAYWNLIEQFRNRMVEKIYLAIVKGNFTPEKKVIEFTVLPDKENPTKMKVHFLKGKKTITEINALKYFDDYTLVSVKPITGRTHQIRLTLSYLNYPIIGDEKYGVKSPIISRCALHAWKLTLANPRDNKKQTFIASIPDDIIQIINNSNL; encoded by the coding sequence GTGAAAGAGATTGTTTTTAACCAGGAAAAGAATACAAGAATAGATAAATATCTTAAAGAAAAACTTAATGTTTCAAGAGAAAGAATAAAATATTTAATAAAGCAAGAAAAAGTCATTGTCAATTCAAAAAAAATTATTCCATCATATCATCTTAAAAAAGGTGATTTAATATCTATCATTCAAATTGAAGAAGAACAAAAAGAAGAAATAAAACCAGAAAAGAGTAATTTAGAAATTATATACGAGGATAAAAATATTATTGTAGTCAATAAACCAGCAGGAATTATAACTCACCCAACAAATTATAAAAAAACAGGGACACTTTTAAATTATGTTTTATATTATACTTCATTGGCAAAAATTGGTTCTCCTCTAAGAATAGGAGTTGTTCATCGTCTTGATAAAGAAACATCGGGAGTAATTGTTTTTGCCAAAACATCTCTTGCTTATTGGAATCTTATTGAACAATTTAGAAATAGAATGGTGGAAAAAATTTATTTAGCAATTGTTAAAGGAAATTTTACACCTGAAAAAAAGGTAATAGAATTCACTGTTTTACCCGATAAAGAAAACCCAACAAAAATGAAAGTCCATTTCCTGAAAGGGAAAAAAACAATAACTGAAATAAATGCTTTAAAATATTTTGATGATTATACACTTGTCTCTGTTAAACCAATTACAGGAAGAACTCATCAAATACGCCTTACTCTTTCATATTTAAATTATCCAATTATAGGGGATGAAAAATATGGAGTAAAATCACCCATTATTTCAAGATGTGCTTTACATGCATGGAAATTAACTCTTGCCAACCCAAGAGATAATAAAAAACAAACATTTATTGCTTCAATTCCAGATGATATAATACAAATTATAAATAATTCTAATCTATAA
- a CDS encoding mechanosensitive ion channel family protein: MNNNKIKKLYFPVIFLLTCIFLFLNYKGYKWGEISPGKSVVRLFAVIFSLLSIFHILTQIITFVVKKKKGPLGETKMLVGFSNAIKGFAIIFALIESMGKITIFGALGVGFFGMLLGWSLQAPVSGIAAWALITLRRPFRIGDRIYLPTLGLVGDVIDIGLMYTILNQVGGAVGSEEATGRDVLIPNAMLFSQVVINYTVKQDQPYFLDEVIWRITFDSDWDEAEKILIEAAKKVTADIIEKTKVEPYIRADVYDYGIYLRLRYITSAIERPKIAYEINKIIFKKVQENPKVDLAIPYTYSYKKGVKGKNNL; the protein is encoded by the coding sequence ATGAACAATAATAAAATTAAAAAATTATATTTTCCTGTTATTTTTTTATTAACCTGTATTTTTTTATTTCTAAATTATAAAGGATACAAATGGGGAGAAATTTCTCCAGGTAAATCAGTTGTTCGCCTATTTGCAGTAATATTTTCACTTCTTTCAATTTTCCATATTCTGACCCAAATAATAACATTTGTTGTAAAAAAGAAAAAAGGGCCTCTTGGTGAAACAAAAATGCTTGTTGGTTTTTCAAATGCAATTAAGGGATTTGCAATAATTTTTGCTTTAATTGAAAGTATGGGAAAAATAACTATTTTCGGTGCTCTTGGAGTTGGATTTTTTGGAATGCTTTTAGGATGGTCTTTACAAGCCCCTGTCAGCGGTATTGCTGCCTGGGCACTGATAACATTAAGAAGACCTTTTAGAATAGGGGATAGAATTTATCTACCTACACTTGGACTTGTTGGAGATGTTATAGATATTGGTTTAATGTACACAATTTTAAATCAAGTTGGTGGAGCAGTTGGAAGCGAAGAGGCAACAGGACGAGATGTTCTTATACCAAATGCAATGCTTTTTAGTCAGGTCGTAATAAATTACACTGTAAAACAGGATCAACCATATTTTCTTGATGAAGTTATTTGGAGAATTACATTTGATTCTGATTGGGATGAAGCAGAAAAAATTTTAATTGAAGCAGCAAAAAAAGTTACAGCAGATATTATTGAAAAAACAAAGGTTGAACCTTATATAAGAGCTGATGTTTATGACTATGGAATTTATTTGAGATTAAGATATATAACATCGGCAATTGAAAGACCAAAAATTGCATACGAAATAAATAAAATAATATTCAAAAAAGTACAGGAAAATCCTAAAGTTGACCTTGCTATTCCTTATACTTACTCGTATAAAAAGGGTGTAAAAGGTAAAAATAATCTTTAA
- a CDS encoding beta-ketoacyl-ACP synthase III, producing MGVIITGTGSYLPEIVLTNRDMEMMVDTSDEWITTRTGIKERRIAPKNISSSDLGKEAILNACNDANIVPEKIDFIICATITPDKFFPSTSCLIEHKLGIKKKFAFDISAACSGFLYGLEIARNLIETSGYQTGAVVAAECMSRITDYTNRETCVLLGDGAGAVIVQRSEENGVIGSYLSSDGGYEYLLHAPAGGSKLPSSFDTIENRLNFMKMEGQPLFKIAIITMCESINNILKKYKLKKEDISLIIPHQANLRIILGVAKNMKIPVEKFFVNIEKYGNMSAACVPVALDHANKKQLIKKGDYILTVSFGGGLTWGANLIKWYKGDKNEK from the coding sequence ATGGGAGTAATTATAACTGGAACTGGTTCTTATTTGCCTGAGATTGTTTTAACAAATAGAGATATGGAAATGATGGTTGATACCTCTGATGAGTGGATAACAACAAGAACTGGAATAAAAGAAAGAAGAATTGCTCCAAAAAATATTTCTTCTTCTGATTTAGGGAAAGAAGCAATTTTAAATGCATGTAATGATGCAAATATTGTACCAGAAAAAATTGACTTTATAATTTGTGCAACAATTACTCCAGATAAATTTTTCCCTTCAACTTCTTGTCTTATAGAACACAAATTAGGGATTAAGAAAAAATTTGCATTTGATATTTCTGCTGCATGTTCTGGTTTTCTTTATGGACTTGAAATTGCAAGAAATCTTATAGAAACAAGTGGCTATCAAACAGGAGCAGTTGTAGCAGCAGAGTGTATGAGTAGAATAACTGATTATACAAATAGAGAAACATGTGTTCTTCTTGGAGACGGAGCAGGAGCAGTAATTGTTCAAAGGTCAGAAGAAAATGGAGTAATCGGGTCATATTTATCTTCTGATGGGGGTTATGAATATTTGCTTCATGCCCCTGCTGGTGGTTCAAAATTGCCTTCTTCTTTTGATACAATTGAAAACCGCCTCAACTTTATGAAAATGGAAGGACAACCACTTTTTAAAATTGCAATAATTACAATGTGTGAAAGTATAAATAATATCTTGAAAAAATATAAATTGAAAAAAGAGGATATATCGCTCATTATCCCTCATCAAGCAAATTTAAGAATTATTTTAGGTGTTGCAAAAAATATGAAAATACCAGTTGAAAAATTTTTTGTAAATATTGAAAAATATGGAAATATGTCCGCTGCGTGTGTTCCTGTTGCTCTTGACCATGCAAATAAAAAACAACTAATAAAAAAAGGTGATTATATCTTAACTGTTTCTTTTGGTGGTGGATTAACTTGGGGTGCAAATCTAATAAAATGGTATAAAGGGGATAAAAATGAAAAATAA
- the fabG gene encoding 3-oxoacyl-ACP reductase FabG: MKNKVVIITGAFGGIGKAVAYKFSNLGAKLVLWDVIIDNEFINQFTKKETEIIASKIDITNQKEIEEGKNYIIEKFGTIDVLINNAGITKDKIILRMTEEEWDEVININLKGAFLCSKIIGYEMFLKKKGKIINVASIIGQVGNIGQANYAASKGGLIALTKVCAKEFARSNINVNAIAPGYIMTKMTQNLPEKVKEKMLENIPLRRFGTPEDVAELIAFLSGENSNYITGQVIRIDGGLVM; the protein is encoded by the coding sequence ATGAAAAATAAAGTTGTTATAATTACAGGGGCATTTGGAGGAATTGGGAAAGCAGTTGCTTATAAATTTTCTAATTTAGGTGCTAAACTTGTTCTCTGGGATGTTATTATTGATAATGAATTTATCAACCAATTTACAAAAAAAGAAACAGAAATAATTGCTTCAAAAATTGATATAACAAATCAAAAAGAAATTGAAGAAGGGAAAAATTATATAATTGAAAAATTTGGAACAATTGATGTTTTAATAAATAATGCAGGCATAACAAAAGACAAAATTATTCTGAGAATGACAGAAGAGGAATGGGATGAAGTAATAAATATAAACTTGAAAGGTGCTTTTTTATGTAGTAAAATTATAGGGTATGAAATGTTTTTAAAGAAAAAAGGTAAAATAATAAATGTCGCTTCAATAATAGGACAGGTTGGGAATATAGGACAGGCAAATTATGCTGCCTCAAAAGGTGGTTTAATTGCTCTTACAAAAGTTTGTGCTAAAGAATTTGCAAGAAGTAATATAAATGTTAATGCAATTGCTCCTGGATATATTATGACAAAAATGACACAGAATTTACCTGAAAAAGTAAAAGAAAAAATGCTTGAAAATATACCTCTAAGGAGATTTGGAACTCCAGAGGATGTTGCAGAACTTATTGCTTTTTTATCAGGTGAAAATTCAAATTATATAACAGGTCAGGTTATTAGAATAGATGGTGGACTTGTAATGTAG
- the fabF gene encoding beta-ketoacyl-ACP synthase II, with product MKKIVVTGLGCVTPVGNNLKTTWENLIKGVSGVDTIKSFDVSNFDTKIGAEVKDFQLDFIHPKEKRKMDKFVQFAIKATDEAIKDSEIELEKEKKEKIGVIVGAGIGGLRVIEQQHEILLSSGPGRVSPFLIPMLIPDMAAGQIAIYFGFKGVNFATVSACASGAHAIGTALCFMRENNCDVMIAGGTESCITPLGLAGFCSMKALSTRNDQPQKASRPFDKERDGFVMGEGAGIVVLETEEHAKKRGAKIYCELAGYGMSCDAYHMTSPDPTGEGAYLAMKHALVNSNIVPQEVDYINAHGTSTKLNDKSETDGIKRVFGENAYKIYISSIKSMVGHLLGAAGGVEFVITCLTIKEGIIPPTINYEYPDPECDLNYVPNKTIEKDVKVALSNSFGFGGHNITLVAKKYE from the coding sequence ATGAAAAAAATTGTCGTTACTGGACTTGGATGTGTTACACCTGTCGGAAATAATTTAAAAACAACATGGGAAAATTTAATAAAAGGTGTAAGTGGTGTTGATACAATAAAAAGTTTTGATGTATCCAATTTTGATACAAAAATTGGTGCAGAAGTTAAGGACTTTCAATTGGATTTTATTCATCCAAAAGAAAAAAGAAAAATGGATAAATTTGTCCAGTTTGCTATAAAAGCAACTGATGAAGCAATAAAAGATAGTGAAATAGAACTTGAAAAAGAAAAAAAAGAGAAAATAGGTGTAATAGTAGGAGCAGGAATTGGTGGATTAAGAGTAATTGAACAACAACACGAAATACTTTTAAGTTCAGGTCCAGGAAGAGTTTCCCCTTTTCTAATTCCAATGTTAATTCCAGATATGGCAGCAGGACAAATTGCAATTTACTTTGGATTTAAGGGAGTTAATTTTGCAACTGTAAGTGCCTGTGCTTCAGGGGCGCATGCTATTGGTACTGCTCTTTGTTTTATGAGAGAAAATAATTGTGATGTAATGATTGCTGGCGGAACTGAGTCCTGTATAACACCACTTGGACTTGCAGGTTTCTGCTCTATGAAAGCATTATCAACAAGAAATGACCAACCACAAAAAGCATCAAGACCGTTTGATAAAGAAAGAGATGGTTTTGTTATGGGAGAAGGTGCAGGCATTGTTGTTCTTGAAACAGAAGAACATGCAAAAAAAAGAGGAGCAAAAATCTATTGCGAACTTGCTGGCTATGGAATGAGTTGTGATGCTTATCATATGACATCTCCTGACCCAACAGGTGAAGGTGCTTATCTTGCAATGAAACATGCTCTGGTAAATTCAAATATTGTTCCTCAGGAAGTTGATTATATCAATGCTCATGGAACTTCAACAAAATTAAATGATAAAAGTGAAACAGATGGAATTAAAAGGGTCTTTGGAGAAAATGCCTATAAAATATATATTAGTTCAATAAAATCAATGGTTGGACATTTACTTGGAGCAGCAGGAGGAGTTGAATTTGTTATAACATGCCTGACAATCAAAGAGGGAATAATACCTCCTACAATAAATTATGAATATCCGGACCCTGAATGTGACCTTAATTATGTCCCAAATAAAACAATTGAAAAAGATGTGAAAGTTGCTCTTTCAAATTCTTTTGGTTTTGGTGGGCACAATATTACTCTTGTTGCTAAAAAATATGAATAA
- the coaD gene encoding pantetheine-phosphate adenylyltransferase, translating into MKNIAVYPGSFDPITNGHIDVIHRCLKIVDKIIIAISSFQRKDFLLTIEERTEIIKETFKNDDRIEIDKFDGLLVNYLKEKNINIIVRGLRAISDFEYEFQMALTNRKLNKNIETIFIMPGEEYFFISSTMVKEIAKLKGQISCFVPPAVEKKLKEKFNY; encoded by the coding sequence ATGAAGAATATAGCAGTCTATCCGGGTAGTTTTGACCCTATAACAAATGGACATATTGATGTTATTCATAGGTGTCTGAAAATTGTGGACAAAATAATAATTGCTATTTCATCTTTTCAAAGAAAGGACTTTCTTTTAACAATTGAAGAGAGAACTGAAATAATTAAAGAAACATTTAAAAATGATGATAGAATTGAAATAGATAAATTTGATGGGCTTCTTGTTAATTATCTAAAAGAAAAAAATATAAATATTATTGTAAGAGGACTTAGAGCAATTTCTGATTTTGAATATGAATTCCAAATGGCTTTAACAAATAGAAAGTTAAATAAAAATATTGAAACAATTTTTATAATGCCAGGAGAAGAATATTTTTTTATAAGTTCAACAATGGTCAAGGAAATAGCAAAATTAAAAGGCCAAATTTCTTGTTTTGTCCCTCCTGCTGTGGAAAAAAAATTAAAAGAAAAATTTAACTATTAA
- the rsmD gene encoding 16S rRNA (guanine(966)-N(2))-methyltransferase RsmD produces the protein MKVIGGIHKGKKLLFIKEKDIRPTKDVVREAIFDVLRGWIVGKKIIDLFAGTGALGIEAISEGGEKVIFVESKGKIVDILKKNVINVGIEKQVSILKGGVEEKIKEMRNFKYDLVIADPPYDFPVNKLKEILETIISSEVINENGIIIVEHRTKYSIPESAKFIVYKNKKYGKTSVSYLKRKENEEYSSLSG, from the coding sequence ATGAAAGTAATAGGTGGAATACATAAAGGTAAAAAACTCTTATTTATAAAAGAAAAAGATATAAGACCAACAAAAGATGTTGTAAGAGAAGCAATTTTTGATGTCCTGCGCGGATGGATAGTTGGAAAAAAAATAATTGATCTGTTTGCTGGTACAGGGGCACTTGGGATTGAGGCAATAAGCGAAGGTGGAGAAAAGGTTATATTCGTTGAAAGTAAAGGGAAAATAGTTGATATTTTAAAAAAAAATGTAATTAATGTTGGAATAGAAAAACAGGTATCTATTTTAAAGGGTGGAGTAGAAGAGAAAATCAAGGAGATGAGAAATTTCAAATATGACCTTGTAATTGCAGACCCACCTTATGATTTTCCCGTAAACAAATTGAAAGAAATACTTGAAACAATTATTTCTTCCGAAGTAATAAATGAAAATGGAATTATTATTGTTGAGCATAGAACTAAATATTCAATACCAGAAAGTGCTAAATTTATTGTCTACAAAAATAAAAAATATGGTAAAACATCTGTTTCATATTTAAAAAGGAAAGAAAATGAAGAATATAGCAGTCTATCCGGGTAG
- the secF gene encoding protein translocase subunit SecF, producing the protein MELIKKTNFDFMGKRKIAYLFSIIVILWGMTTFFIRGKKNFGVDFTGGDLLQIAFKNSVSVSEIRDTLSTLNIGSFTVQAVGTEEKEVIIKSNPNTSDTILKAIQQKYGQDIEIKNKAIISPSMSTSLRNKALFSFLLGIIGILIYLAIRFEFRFAVGATVAIFHDLLFVISILAIAGKQIDSTIIAALLTIAGYSVNDTVVIFDRIRENVRKTRSDNYIGIFNLSINETLSRTILTGLTTIVVVILFFFFGGESLHDFAFSLLGGFIIGTFSSVFVASALVIDWHRIRPYKIKL; encoded by the coding sequence ATGGAACTGATAAAAAAAACAAATTTTGATTTTATGGGGAAAAGAAAAATTGCATATTTATTTTCTATTATTGTTATTTTATGGGGAATGACAACATTTTTTATAAGAGGCAAAAAAAATTTTGGAGTTGATTTTACAGGTGGGGATTTATTACAAATTGCCTTCAAGAACAGTGTCTCTGTTAGTGAAATAAGAGATACTCTATCAACATTAAATATTGGGTCTTTTACAGTACAGGCAGTTGGAACAGAAGAAAAAGAGGTAATAATAAAAAGCAATCCAAATACATCTGATACAATACTAAAAGCAATTCAGCAAAAATATGGGCAGGATATTGAAATAAAAAATAAGGCAATTATTTCGCCATCAATGAGTACAAGTTTAAGAAACAAAGCACTTTTTTCATTTTTGCTTGGAATAATAGGTATACTTATTTATTTAGCAATAAGATTTGAATTCAGATTTGCAGTTGGAGCAACAGTTGCAATTTTTCATGATTTGCTTTTTGTTATCTCAATACTTGCAATTGCAGGGAAACAAATTGATTCAACTATAATTGCTGCCCTTCTTACAATAGCAGGATATTCTGTAAATGATACCGTGGTAATTTTTGATAGAATAAGGGAAAATGTAAGGAAAACAAGAAGTGATAATTATATAGGTATTTTTAACCTAAGTATAAATGAAACATTAAGTAGAACTATTCTTACAGGACTAACAACAATTGTAGTTGTTATATTATTCTTCTTCTTTGGTGGGGAATCACTTCATGATTTTGCTTTTTCTTTACTTGGTGGATTTATTATTGGAACTTTTTCTTCTGTTTTTGTTGCGTCGGCATTGGTTATTGACTGGCATAGAATTAGACCTTATAAAATTAAATTATGA
- the plsX gene encoding phosphate acyltransferase PlsX — MKNISIALDVMGGDKVPFSTVKSLECIKKGDNLKIFLVGEKEKFNHLLSSLNPDLYSIVECKKFIPMDKKVGLKLLKETDTTMSVTLRLLKEKKVDVALSGGNTAAFVALAISQIGLIKGVERPAIAVLFPNASKGNTIFLDAGSNINAKPIHFLSSAIMGATYAEIVFGIKKPKVSLLNIGEEETKGDDLRKEAFQLLKNAKEINFIGNIEGQDIFTGKSDVIVTDGFTGNVVLKTSEGISRSFKTLLLRYLRENISGKIATFLIKKNLSQFAKMVDYAEYGGGILLGVDGIVLISHGRSSPRAIFNAMKLGEKIVKSNFLDIMKEKVKDMES, encoded by the coding sequence ATGAAAAATATCTCTATTGCACTTGATGTTATGGGGGGGGATAAAGTTCCCTTTTCAACAGTAAAAAGTCTAGAATGTATTAAAAAAGGTGATAATTTGAAAATTTTTCTTGTAGGTGAAAAAGAAAAATTTAATCATCTCTTATCTTCTTTAAATCCTGATTTGTACTCAATTGTTGAATGTAAAAAGTTTATTCCGATGGATAAAAAGGTGGGGCTGAAACTTCTGAAAGAGACAGATACAACAATGTCAGTTACATTACGACTTTTGAAAGAAAAGAAAGTTGATGTAGCATTAAGTGGTGGCAATACAGCAGCTTTTGTTGCTCTTGCAATATCACAAATTGGTTTAATTAAAGGAGTAGAAAGACCGGCAATTGCAGTTTTATTTCCTAATGCTTCAAAGGGAAATACAATTTTTCTTGATGCAGGAAGTAATATAAATGCAAAACCAATCCATTTTTTAAGTTCAGCAATTATGGGAGCAACCTATGCAGAAATTGTCTTTGGTATTAAAAAACCAAAAGTATCTTTATTAAATATTGGTGAAGAGGAAACAAAAGGTGATGATTTAAGAAAAGAGGCATTCCAATTGTTAAAAAATGCAAAAGAAATTAATTTTATTGGAAATATTGAAGGACAGGACATTTTCACAGGAAAAAGCGATGTAATTGTAACAGATGGATTTACTGGAAATGTTGTTTTAAAAACATCAGAAGGTATCAGCAGATCTTTCAAAACACTTCTTTTGAGATATTTAAGAGAAAATATTTCTGGTAAAATTGCAACTTTTCTTATTAAGAAAAATTTAAGCCAATTTGCAAAAATGGTTGATTATGCTGAATATGGAGGAGGGATATTACTTGGAGTTGATGGAATAGTCCTTATTTCTCATGGAAGGTCTTCTCCAAGGGCAATTTTTAATGCAATGAAATTAGGTGAAAAAATTGTAAAATCAAATTTTTTAGACATTATGAAAGAAAAAGTGAAAGATATGGAGAGTTAA
- the rpmF gene encoding 50S ribosomal protein L32 produces the protein MPNPKRKHSKSRTGKRRNSKKIKNVSLSKCPNCGSLITPHSVCPQCGYYKGELVIQKKEKRKKQ, from the coding sequence ATGCCAAATCCTAAAAGAAAACATTCAAAAAGTAGAACAGGAAAGAGAAGAAATTCAAAAAAAATTAAAAATGTCTCCCTTTCAAAATGCCCAAATTGTGGTTCTTTAATTACGCCTCATTCTGTTTGTCCTCAATGTGGATATTATAAAGGAGAACTTGTTATCCAGAAGAAAGAAAAAAGAAAAAAACAATGA
- a CDS encoding acyl-CoA dehydrogenase family protein, producing MEYFLTDEQQMIKELARKIAEEKILPKRAEYDENEIFPHDIVKVLADSDLFGVFVPENYGGLGYGVFELCLVIEELSRVCGGIALSYAGTALGTFPIVLFGNEEQKNKYLPPIAKGKLAAFAVTESSSGSDITNLNTTAKKDGDWYILNGTKQWITNGGEAETYVVIASTDKSKGARGSTAFIIEKGWDGFEFGKKEKKLGIRASATRELVFTNCKVPKENVLGREGMGFLITIKNFDTSRPGVASQALGIAQGAYESALEYSHQRKQFGQPISSFQAIQHMLADMATQIEAARTLIYQTAKTIDSGAKSYSKESAMCKLFASDVAMKVTTDAIQIFGGYGYMKDYPVEKMFRDAKITQIYEGTNQIQRNVIGIELIKELAKKKK from the coding sequence ATGGAATACTTTCTTACTGATGAACAACAAATGATAAAAGAACTTGCAAGAAAAATCGCAGAAGAAAAAATTCTACCAAAAAGAGCAGAATATGATGAAAATGAAATATTTCCCCATGATATAGTAAAAGTACTTGCTGATTCGGACCTTTTTGGTGTTTTTGTTCCAGAAAACTATGGCGGACTTGGATACGGAGTTTTTGAATTGTGTCTTGTTATTGAAGAATTAAGTAGGGTTTGTGGGGGAATTGCTTTATCTTATGCTGGAACTGCTCTTGGAACTTTTCCAATAGTTCTTTTTGGGAATGAGGAACAAAAAAATAAATATCTTCCACCAATTGCAAAAGGAAAACTTGCTGCATTTGCAGTAACTGAATCTAGCTCAGGGAGTGATATTACAAATCTAAACACAACAGCAAAAAAAGACGGAGATTGGTATATTTTAAATGGAACAAAACAGTGGATAACAAATGGTGGTGAAGCAGAAACATACGTAGTAATTGCTTCAACTGATAAAAGCAAAGGTGCAAGAGGTTCAACTGCTTTTATAATTGAGAAGGGATGGGATGGTTTTGAGTTTGGAAAAAAAGAAAAAAAATTGGGAATAAGAGCATCTGCAACAAGAGAACTTGTCTTTACCAATTGTAAAGTCCCAAAAGAAAATGTTTTAGGAAGAGAAGGGATGGGATTTTTAATTACAATTAAAAATTTTGATACAAGTAGACCTGGTGTTGCCTCACAGGCATTAGGTATAGCACAGGGTGCGTATGAATCAGCACTTGAATATTCTCATCAAAGAAAACAATTTGGACAACCAATAAGTTCATTTCAAGCAATTCAACATATGCTGGCTGATATGGCTACACAAATTGAAGCAGCAAGAACTCTTATTTATCAAACAGCAAAAACAATTGACTCAGGAGCAAAAAGCTATTCAAAAGAATCAGCAATGTGCAAACTTTTTGCTTCTGATGTTGCTATGAAAGTAACAACAGATGCAATTCAGATTTTTGGAGGATATGGCTATATGAAAGATTATCCTGTTGAAAAAATGTTTAGAGATGCAAAAATAACTCAAATATATGAAGGAACTAACCAAATACAGAGAAATGTTATTGGTATTGAATTGATTAAAGAACTTGCAAAAAAGAAAAAATAA
- a CDS encoding acyl carrier protein, translated as MEREEIAKIVKDIVVEKLGVDANEVTENASFIDDLGADSLDTVELVMDFEGKFGLEIPDEDAEKIKTVGDAINYIENNISKK; from the coding sequence ATGGAAAGAGAAGAAATAGCAAAAATAGTAAAGGATATTGTTGTTGAGAAGTTGGGTGTTGATGCTAATGAGGTAACAGAAAACGCATCTTTTATTGATGACCTTGGTGCCGATTCTCTTGATACAGTTGAACTCGTTATGGATTTTGAGGGAAAGTTTGGACTTGAAATACCTGATGAAGATGCTGAAAAAATAAAAACAGTTGGAGATGCAATAAATTATATTGAAAATAATATTTCAAAAAAATAA